A genomic stretch from Candidatus Methanomassiliicoccus intestinalis Issoire-Mx1 includes:
- a CDS encoding SIR2 family NAD-dependent protein deacylase: protein MTSTDDYSKQIKRLRCEIEETDAIVIGGGSGLSTSAGLTYSGKRFEENFSDFITRYDLTNMYTGGFYPYQTAEEYWAYWSRYIYVNRYNKTTGQPYLDLLKIVKNKDYFVITTNVDHQFQIAGFDKNRIFCTQGDYGLWQCSKPCHQKTYDNEMIVRRMVSEQEDMKIPSELIPHCPICGRKMCVNLRIDNNFVEDEDWHFAAENYSMYIQNHKNSRILFLELGVGCNTPAIIKYPFWRMTYLNPQAVYACINLGEAHTAKEIEPRSICIDEDIGKVLREIVA, encoded by the coding sequence ATGACATCTACAGACGACTACTCAAAACAAATTAAACGCCTTCGGTGCGAGATCGAAGAAACTGATGCAATTGTGATAGGCGGGGGATCAGGCCTGTCTACATCTGCAGGTTTGACATACTCTGGAAAACGATTCGAGGAGAATTTTTCAGACTTTATCACAAGATATGATTTAACAAATATGTACACCGGAGGGTTTTATCCATATCAGACAGCAGAAGAATACTGGGCATACTGGAGCAGATACATCTATGTTAATAGATATAACAAAACTACTGGCCAGCCATATTTGGATTTATTAAAGATTGTAAAGAATAAAGACTATTTTGTAATTACAACAAACGTAGACCATCAATTTCAGATTGCCGGCTTTGACAAAAACAGAATATTCTGTACTCAAGGAGATTATGGGTTATGGCAGTGCTCAAAACCGTGCCATCAGAAAACATACGACAACGAAATGATCGTACGTCGCATGGTGTCAGAGCAGGAAGACATGAAGATACCTTCAGAATTGATACCACATTGCCCCATCTGTGGAAGAAAAATGTGTGTAAATCTTCGCATCGATAACAATTTTGTAGAAGATGAAGACTGGCATTTTGCAGCAGAGAATTATTCCATGTATATCCAAAATCATAAAAATAGTCGCATATTGTTTTTGGAACTGGGAGTAGGATGCAATACTCCAGCTATCATCAAATATCCTTTCTGGAGGATGACTTATTTAAACCCACAGGCAGTCTATGCCTGCATAAATCTGGGTGAAGCACATACAGCTAAAGAGATCGAACCTCGTTCCATATGTATTGATGAAGATATAGGCAAAGTTCTGAGAGAGATTGTTGCATAA
- a CDS encoding DUF362 domain-containing protein, whose amino-acid sequence MEKSKVYYTDFRTTAFGNGLPAKLKELIKAAGIEQIDMAGKFVAIKMHFGELGNISYLRPNYAKAVADLVKELGGKPFLTDCNTMYPGSRKNALEHLECAWENGFTPLSTGCPIIIGDGLKGTDDISVPVVGGEYVKDAKIGRAIMDADVIISLSHFKGHEMTGFGGAIKNIGMGCGSRVGKTEQHSNSQACIDEEKCRGCRLCQRECANNGLVFDEKKKKMRIDSKNCVGCGRCLGACNFDAISFENSSAIKELNCRMAEYTKAVVYGRPQFHISLIIDVSPNCDCHCENDVPILPNIGMFASFDPLALDQACVDACLAAQPLPNSQLTDNMKKADFVDHHDHFTNSTPESEWRSCLEHAEKIGLGNRSYELVFVKTN is encoded by the coding sequence ATGGAAAAATCAAAAGTTTACTATACCGATTTTCGCACAACCGCATTCGGCAACGGACTGCCGGCCAAACTTAAAGAGTTGATTAAAGCTGCTGGAATTGAACAGATCGATATGGCTGGAAAGTTTGTTGCCATAAAGATGCATTTTGGTGAGCTGGGCAATATTTCATACCTGCGCCCGAACTATGCTAAAGCAGTCGCAGATCTAGTTAAAGAATTGGGAGGAAAACCATTCCTGACAGACTGTAACACCATGTATCCCGGAAGCCGTAAAAATGCTCTAGAACATCTTGAGTGTGCATGGGAGAATGGATTTACACCTTTGTCTACAGGCTGCCCGATAATAATCGGAGATGGGTTAAAAGGAACTGATGATATTTCCGTACCGGTTGTAGGCGGAGAGTACGTTAAAGATGCAAAGATCGGCCGTGCAATAATGGATGCTGACGTTATTATCAGTCTAAGTCATTTCAAAGGACATGAAATGACTGGATTTGGAGGAGCGATCAAGAATATAGGAATGGGCTGCGGTTCACGTGTCGGAAAAACAGAACAACACAGCAACAGTCAGGCATGCATAGATGAAGAAAAATGCCGTGGATGCCGTTTATGTCAAAGAGAATGTGCCAACAATGGTCTGGTTTTTGATGAGAAGAAAAAGAAGATGAGAATTGATTCTAAAAACTGTGTTGGATGTGGCAGATGCCTTGGAGCATGCAACTTCGATGCAATCTCATTTGAAAATTCCAGTGCCATAAAGGAATTGAACTGCCGCATGGCGGAATATACGAAAGCTGTCGTATATGGACGTCCACAATTTCACATATCTCTGATTATTGATGTCTCACCTAACTGCGATTGTCACTGTGAAAATGATGTTCCAATTCTTCCAAACATTGGAATGTTCGCGTCATTTGATCCTTTAGCTTTAGATCAGGCTTGCGTAGACGCTTGCCTTGCTGCTCAGCCACTGCCTAACAGCCAATTGACAGATAATATGAAAAAAGCAGATTTTGTCGACCACCATGATCATTTCACCAATTCCACACCTGAATCGGAATGGCGGAGCTGTTTAGAACATGCTGAAAAAATCGGACTTGGAAACAGGTCATATGAGCTAGTCTTTGTAAAAACCAACTAA